A DNA window from Drosophila sechellia strain sech25 chromosome X, ASM438219v1, whole genome shotgun sequence contains the following coding sequences:
- the LOC6614998 gene encoding serine-rich adhesin for platelets isoform X1: protein MPRFRNETPEQPQYSDGEVVWVKIHNTEIWWPGEVTSSQDFRFVNTTRPPYAVVAFFNEKTFEQVSSPKLIYPFECEHKEEFIKRGKKKAEGIHMSDKFSDDVAIAESRSGRVYRSSMSSLEEFLKGPAPRPESIIKAWYSSNSNSSGVQSSNACSSGVPSAAGRVSSLAPLQANDKPVFRQKESTFHIMDLGRCSALPPRGDDFECTMCDFHTKSMSVLLIHRRKHMESRISYRTFSSNSTTYTATSPATRTDTRTASRTASRTATSPATSPRRASRRAHTTIVHEVNARKSRNNPVRCSSRHVSIVIDVPLTNEEHEKVMSIVDQTLASIELVVGSNAGSSAGSASESAPTRKSSSASSSAPAAVNTRRRTASTRDPRSQRSNQLRATMPAPQSPPAKQRRLTRSMSRRLQGASPVAVSSEILPPPVQVNSRRNARRRCTLAATTSAPVTPPRRGHPLRKTMTTSPSNTVSPRSAGRRKQPFSRARTTVTGDAHISTALSRTRMTVAADAHISPALLTSPSINRAAGDKIESEKQVAEPNLPISPSPEPTSSMADIAQPNQNLQHMQSSIDASKQLQLSLMAEWGDDETDESMEEPPQPVEKETKIVKSLPAAEQHADEEEQEQEKTDGGAAKKRIRNIPKKDRRDVVVQEFDVQDSQQDLDDPEVDEPILIQDSDASSNGSVVFVEDEPRQRGRGVYSQSNGNVNVSDKAASSSKVASNIPSCFDFEEEDDVQQHEGQNGLSYRRGTNTNRPDVNGKGPVEEDILERNEEQPVDEDELDDNVSYDYAFKGFEDVHKPTIEEGKQTLEEAQREPDVEPEPWQQVAAYAEEPDEAIPEDDPEGEAGDHMFLPIKEPQKRIFKSRNKSTMACPPDEDLLPASMTSTLPSAHEDELTAPMSYSPLQEANCVRTPLSNHETGRAISANNSNPYSSKGVLGNSMTRKRRNKSKTESSRRLSQRSRPMTRQQTPSREHEELSNHSSSGSSRSSSSSSSSSSSSSSSSNTSSSSSSSDSHGIGTLSSEPSSSNSCSIASNIAVISAEEAQELQRSASGAGLIHAAIVDATQPVQRGGVLILEDIRLPNLYEPSSLQSSDSNGSRRTNSHPPDEGDEQSQDLADQPGTNDEDRDVEHLIDDAEPMEQGAAEDDQSAEDDQQEKEQEPDQKSEGKPESEAENDLNRLSPIPEVRYQLQPGINGNRQTNSHPLDEGDEQSQDLADQPETNDEDRDVEHMIDDAAPMEQGVEEDEQAAEDDQSAEDDQQEKEQESDQKSEGKPESEANNDLDRLSPIPEVHYQLQPGELLLIQREQEEAVLRQYEADVPVPSGRSAEKCRQDRTRLSRTMSFPEESGVHESELDGTLLAASSSEEQERDGEPNGTGVGSEDVQSTAMSVDEEEASDDRGFQMSMDMDIALDAVELVMPVSLLQTSRRPASYPQVTPLATTQSAIGLNRPTRHLSCARALSDEDMAKAHQQLVDLREQQRLCFTPPSPPAVLTPPATLLQASGQRKERRRSKNAPSDHAESGSRSEGGEESSSDAKDGQESPENPPQLCAGRICAVMTRPIPGYSHTFMLCALNNNNFTPLNNVALYLDNEKNHLVPVPREKLLEPPRLADGHPLSAVFADIDFLGEDAVAQVVEPSEAEAEAEMVMEMEMEMETEQELVQDQVSPRQLSPQMLLSEADNEYNNENDVEAVDAMGIMTPLSQVAEGGALAVAGSYVNEEEELSLHEEQLIGQIMQLNVNGFHLQLDTSMLFSMAEQPDTCIEVNVTDSGSSTSAAGGSMTAMLNARDILHAAEAYLQERDLRLVNVENMTLDDAEGDVSTADLAVPPGPDLLSQALVGSQVVDDSEFVNAANAGVGILHIDTRNGPGLLHMGNDEPGSVVFISHPMPTQNVHLTPPITARTNETNALLDQTPIMSTLESPRGMQLRRVSPLVEGNLEDSLAVIGVTNGSGVPTSLELPITVTNPAIASRKGAPVAEMLQFAPFQ, encoded by the exons AGAAAGCCGAAGGGATCCACATGTCCGACAAGTTCTCAGACGACGTGGCGATCGCCGAATCGCGTAGCGGTCGCGTCTATCGCTCATCGATGTCATCCCTAGAGGAGTTCTTAAAGGGACCCGCCCCTCGCCCGGAAAGCATTATCAAGGCCTGGTATTCGagcaatagcaacagcagcggcgtGCAGAGCAGCAATGCGTGCAGCAGCGGAGTGCCTTCGGCAGCGGGTCGAGTAAGTAGCTTGGCACCGCTCCAAGCCAATGATAAACCCGTATTCCGACAGAAGGAGTCCACGTTCCACATCATGGATCTCGGGCGCTGCTCTGCACTTCCGCCCCGTGGCGATGACTTCGAGTGCACCATGTGCGACTTTCACACCAAAAGCATGAGCGTCCTGCTCATCCACCGTCGCAAGCATATGGAGTCGAGAATCAGCTATCGCACtttcagcagcaacagcaccacCTATACGGCCACCAGTCCGGCCACCAGAACGGACACCAGAACGGCCAGTAGAACAGCCAGCAGAACGGCCACCAGTCCGGCCACCAGTCCACGAAGAGCGTCGCGTCGTGCCCACACCACCATCGTTCACGAAGTGAACGCCCGAAAGAGCCGGAACAACCCAGTGCGCTGCAGCTCTCGCCACGTGTCCATTGTGATTGACGTTCCGCTGACAAACGAGGAGCATGAGAAGGTGATGAGCATCGTTGACCAAACGTTGGCCAGCATCGAGCTCGTAGTGGGCTCCAATGCTGGCAGCTCCGCGGGCTCCGCTTCAGAGTCCGCCCCCACGCGAAAGAGCTCCTCCGCGTCGTCGTCGGCGCCCGCTGCGGTAAACACGCGACGCAGAACTGCGAGCACTCGAGATCCGCGTAGCCAGCGCTCAAACCAACTGCGTGCCACCATGCCCGCTCCACAGTCGCCGCCGGCAAAGCAACGTCGTCTCACACGCTCCATGAGCAGGCGTCTGCAAGGTGCCTCGCCAGTTGCCGTCTCCTCGGAGATTCTGCCGCCACCCGTGCAGGTAAATTCGCGTCGTAATGCACGCAGACGCTGCACACTGGCTGCCACCACTAGTGCGCCAGTTACTCCGCCCAGACGGGGCCATCCCTTACGGAAAACGATGACGACATCGCCATCGAACACCGTCTCGCCTCGAAGCGCAGGTCGGCGCAAGCAACCATTCTCAAGGGCTAGAACGACCGTAACTGGTGATGCGCATATTTCTACTGCGCTCTCTAGGACTAGAATGACCGTAGCTGCTGATGCGCATATTTCTCCTGCGCTCCTCACATCGCCTTCAATCAATCGTGCGGCAGGTGACAAAATTGAATCGGAAAAACAGGTGGCAGAGCCCAATCTGCCCATCAGTCCATCGCCAGAGCCAACGTCATCAATGGCTGACATCGCACAGCCGAATCAGAATCTCCAGCATATGCAGAGCAGCATTGACGCCTCCAAGCAGCTGCAGCTAAGTCTGATGGCGGAGTGGGGTGACGACGAGACGGACGAGTCGATGGAGGAGCCACCGCAGCCGGTTGAGAAGGAAACCAAAATCGTGAAATCACTGCCGGCGGCAGAGCAACATGCGGATGAGGAAGaacaggagcaggagaagACTGACGGCGGTGCTGCCAAGAAGCGCATACGCAACATACCAAAGAAGGATCGGCGCGACGTAGTCGTGCAGGAATTCGACGTGCAGGACAGCCAGCAAGACCTCGATGACCCGGAGGTTGACGAGCCGATTTTAATTCAGGATAGCGATGCCAGCTCCAACGGCAGCGTCGTATTCGTGGAAGACGAGCCGAGGCAGCGCGGACGGGGAGTTTATTCGCAATCCAATGGCAATGTCAATGTCAGTGATAAGGCCGCGTCCTCGTCGAAGGTGGCCAGCAACATCCCGTCCTGCTTTGACttcgaggaggaggatgatgTACAGCAACATGAGGGCCAGAATGGTCTAAGCTATAGGCGCGGAACAAATACCAATCGTCCTGATGTCAACGGCAAAGGACCCGTTGAGGAGGACATACTCGAGAGGAATGAGGAGCAACCTGTCGATGAGGACGAACTTGACGACAACGTCTCCTACGATTATGCCTTCAAGGGTTTTGAAGATGTCCACAAACCGACAATCGAGGAAGGCAAGCAGACTCTAGAGGAGGCACAACGTGAGCCTGATGTGGAGCCCGAGCCGTGGCAGCAGGTAGCAGCCTATGCCGAGGAGCCTGATGAAGCGATTCCCGAGGACGACCCTGAGGGCGAGGCGGGAGATCACATGTTCCTGCCGATCAAGGAGCCTCAAAAACGCATCTTTAAGTCACGAAACAAATCAACAATGGCATGTCCTCCTGACGAGGATCTGCTACCAGCCTCCATGACTTCCACGTTGCCAAGCGCCCACGAAGATGAGCTGACTGCGCCCATGTCTTATAGTCCTCTCCAGGAGGCGAATTGCGTCAGAACACCGCTTTCAAATCACGAAACGGGCAGGGCCATCAGCGCCAACAACAGTAACCCATATAGCAGCAAGGGAGTGCTGGGTAACAGCATGACAAGGAAGCGCCGCAACAAATCCAAGACTGAATCGTCCCGTCGCCTGTCACAACGCTCCAGGCCAATGACACGTCAGCAGACTCCCTCGCGCGAGCACGAGGAGCTGAGCaaccacagcagcagcggaagcagcagaagcagcagcagcagcagtagcagcagcagcagtagcagcagcagcagcaacacgagCAGCTCAAGCTCTAGCTCGGACTCGCACGGCATCGGAACACTGTCCTCGGAGCCGAGCTCCAGCAACAGCTGCTCCATAGCCTCCAACATTGCAGTGATCTCGGCAGAAGAGGCGCAAGAGCTGCAGCGGTCCGCCTCGGGCGCCGGTCTCATCCACGCCGCCATCGTTGACGCCACGCAACCGGTGCAGCGTGGTGGCGTGCTTATCCTAGAGGATATTAGGCTGCCGAACTTGTATGAACCCTCTAGCCTGCAGTCATCGGACAGCAATGGCAGCCGCCGGACAAACTCACACCCGCCGGATGAGGGCGACGAACAGTCGCAAGACCTGGCAGATCAGCCGGGAACAAACGATGAAGACCGGGATGTGGAGCATTTGATTGATGACGCAGAGCCAATGGAGCAAGGGGCGGCAGAGGATGACCAGTCGGCAGAGGACGACCAGCAggagaaggagcaggagccgGACCAAAAGTCGGAGGGTAAGCCGGAGTCTGAGGCAGAGAACGACTTGAACCGCTTGTCTCCGATCCCCGAAGTCCGTTATCAGCTGCAGCCTG GCATCAATGGCAACCGCCAGACGAACTCACACCCGCTGGATGAGGGCGACGAACAGTCGCAAGACCTGGCAGATCAGCCGGAAACAAACGATGAAGACCGGGATGTGGAGCATATGATTGATGACGCAGCGCCAATGGAGCAAGGGGTGGAAGAGGACGAGCAGGCGGCAGAGGATGACCAGTCGGCAGAGGACGACCAGCAGGAGAAGGAACAGGAGTCGGACCAAAAGTCGGAGGGTAAGCCGGAGTCCGAGGCAAACAACGACTTGGACCGCTTGTCTCCGATCCCCGAAGTCCACTACCAGCTGCAGCCTGGCGAGTTGCTGCTTATTCAGCGCGAACAGGAGGAGGCCGTACTGCGCCAGTACGAGGCCGACGTGCCCGTGCCCAGTGGTCGTAGTGCAGAGAAGTGTCGCCAGGACCGCACGCGCTTGAGCCGAACAATGTCATTCCCCGAAGAATCAGGCGTACACGAGTCAGAGTTGGATGGCACGCTGCTGGCCGCGTCGTCATCAGAGGAGCAAGAACGGGATGGGGAACCGAACGGGACTGGGGTCGGCTCCGAAGACGTACAGTCCACAGCAATGTCTGTGGATGAAGAAGAAGCATCTGACGACAGGGGGTTCCAGATGTCAATGGACATGGACATCGCACTGGATGCCGTGGAGCTGGTAATGCCGGTTTCATTGCTGCAGACCTCCCGCCGTCCTGCTAGCTACCCGCAAGTCACTCCACTGGCGACCACCCAGTCGGCCATTGGCTTAAATCGGCCCACCAGGCATTTAAGCTGCGCCCGAGCCCTGAGCGATGAGGACATGGCCAAGGCCCACCAGCAGCTGGTGGATCTGCGCGAGCAGCAGCGCCTCTGCTTCACCCCGCCATCGCCGCCCGCGGTCCTGACTCCTCCTGCAACACTGCTGCAGGCCAGTGGCCAGAGAAAGGAGCGTCGCCGCTCGAAGAACGCACCAAGTGACCACGCGGAGAGCGGCTCCCGCAGCGAAGGCGGCGAGGAATCGTCAAGCGACGCCAAGGATGGTCAGGAGAGTCCCGAGAAC CCGCCACAACTGTGCGCTGGACGCATCTGCGCGGTGATGACTCGACCGATCCCGGGCTACAGCCACACCTTCATGCTGTGCGCgctgaacaacaacaactttaCGCCCCTGAACAACGTGGCGCTGTACCTGGACAACGAAAAGAACCACCTGGTGCCGGTGCCGCGGGAGAAACTGTTGGAGCCGCCGCGCCTTGCCGACGGCCATCCGCTGTCCGCCGTCTTTGCGGACATTGACTTTCTGGGCGAAGACGCGGTGGCCCAGGTGGTGGAGCCATCGGAGGCGGAGGCTGAGGCGGAGATGgtgatggagatggagatggaaatGGAGACTGAGCAGGAACTCGTCCAGGATCAAGTGTCGCCGCGCCAACTGTCGCCGCAAATGTTGCTAAGCGAGGCCGATAATGAGTACAATAACGAGAACGACGTTGAGGCTGTGGACGCGATGGGCATCATGACACCACTCAGCCAGGTGGCCGAGGGAGGCGCCTTGGCGGTCGCCGGCAGCTACGTGAACGAGGAGGAGGAACTGTCTCTGCACGAAGAACAACTAATTGGCCAAATAATGCAGCTGAACGTTAACGGGTTCCACTTGCAGCTGGATACCTCGATGCTATTCAGCATGGCAGAGCAGCCGGACACCTGCATCGAGGTGAACGTCACGGATTCAGGATCCAGCACATCTGCTGCCGGTGGCAGCATGACAGCCATGCTTAATGCTCGCGACATCCTACATGCGGCAGAGGCATACCTGCAGGAGCGCGATCTGCGGCTGGTCAACGTGGAGAACATGACGCTAGACGACGCGGAGGGCGATGTGTCAACAGCCGATCTGGCTGTGCCCCCCGGCCCTGATCTGCTCTCCCAAGCGCTGGTCGGCAGCCAGGTCGTGGACGACTCGGAATTCGTGAACGCAGCCAACGCTGGCGTTGGCATACTTCACATCGATACTCGCAACGGCCCTGGCCTACTGCATATGGGCAACGACGAGCCGGGCAGCGTGGTGTTCATTTCGCATCCCATGCCTACGCAGAATGTCCACCTCACGCCGCCGATCACGGCGCGCACCAACGAGACAAACGCGCTGCTCGACCAGACGCCCATCATGTCCACGCTGGAGAGTCCCAGAGGCATGCAGCTGCGCCGCGTTTCGCCGCTGGTCGAGGGCAACCTGGAGGACAGTCTGGCCGTGATCGGCGTGACGAACGGCAGCGGCGTGCCCACCTCGCTGGAACTGCCCATAACCGTGACCAATCCGGCCATCGCATCCCGTAAGGGGGCGCCCGTCGCCGAAATGCTGCAGTTCGCTCCTTTCCAGTAG